In Dermacentor albipictus isolate Rhodes 1998 colony chromosome 6, USDA_Dalb.pri_finalv2, whole genome shotgun sequence, the following proteins share a genomic window:
- the LOC135895743 gene encoding oocyte zinc finger protein XlCOF6.1-like isoform X2, translated as MRGVLVCAFLFLTFYNVCHFFFLQRLRAVGHAARVLNSRRLIGCVCKHCKLSQLPWEGRASQDWHIQLNSHFLRPNQFRCHRCSRMFTRRSSLERHALIHTGDRPFRCLYCGASFALKQTLSRHILTHTGEKPHKCDFCLRTFIQRSILVRHRKKHLQEQGIAVS; from the exons ATGCGAGGCGTCCTGGTGTGCGCGTTTTTATTTTTAACGTTTTACAatgtgtgccattttttttttctccaacgGCTTCGAGCTGTGGGGCACGCAGCCCGTGTTCTTAATAGCCGACGATTAATCGGTTGTGTTTGTAAACATTGCAAGCTCAGTCAGCTGCCGTGGGAAG GACGTGCCAGCCAGGACTGGCACATTCAGCTGAACTCCCACTTCCTGCGGCCAAACCAGTTCCGGTGCCACCGGTGCTCCCGGATGTTCACGCGGCGCAGCAGCCTTGAGCGGCACGCGCTCATCCACACCGGGGATCGGCCCTTCCGGTGCCTCTACTGCGGTGCCTCGTTTGCCCTCAAGCAAACCCTCTCGCGGCACATCCTGACCCACACGGGCGAGAAGCCGCACAAGTGCGACTTCTGCCTGCGCACCTTCATCCAGAGGTCCATCCTGGTGCGACACCGCAAGAAGCATCTCCAAGAGCAGGGCATTGCCGTCAGCTGA
- the LOC135895743 gene encoding zinc finger protein 75D-like isoform X1, with protein sequence MRGVLVCAFLFLTFYNVCHFFFLQRLRAVGHAARVLNSRRLIGCVCKHCKLSQLPWEGKSCSRRRRGRASQDWHIQLNSHFLRPNQFRCHRCSRMFTRRSSLERHALIHTGDRPFRCLYCGASFALKQTLSRHILTHTGEKPHKCDFCLRTFIQRSILVRHRKKHLQEQGIAVS encoded by the exons ATGCGAGGCGTCCTGGTGTGCGCGTTTTTATTTTTAACGTTTTACAatgtgtgccattttttttttctccaacgGCTTCGAGCTGTGGGGCACGCAGCCCGTGTTCTTAATAGCCGACGATTAATCGGTTGTGTTTGTAAACATTGCAAGCTCAGTCAGCTGCCGTGGGAAGGTAAGTCTTGCAGCCGACGCCGCCGAG GACGTGCCAGCCAGGACTGGCACATTCAGCTGAACTCCCACTTCCTGCGGCCAAACCAGTTCCGGTGCCACCGGTGCTCCCGGATGTTCACGCGGCGCAGCAGCCTTGAGCGGCACGCGCTCATCCACACCGGGGATCGGCCCTTCCGGTGCCTCTACTGCGGTGCCTCGTTTGCCCTCAAGCAAACCCTCTCGCGGCACATCCTGACCCACACGGGCGAGAAGCCGCACAAGTGCGACTTCTGCCTGCGCACCTTCATCCAGAGGTCCATCCTGGTGCGACACCGCAAGAAGCATCTCCAAGAGCAGGGCATTGCCGTCAGCTGA